From a region of the Rhipicephalus microplus isolate Deutch F79 chromosome X, USDA_Rmic, whole genome shotgun sequence genome:
- the LOC119160817 gene encoding innexin shaking-B — translation MLDIIRSLKSLLKTSRVHIDNEVFRLHYTATVIMLLAFCIVVTTKQFVGDPIDCSKSTDVPQSVINTYCWIHATYSVTSLMRHDLDTIVYPGVGPGSSSNVLSGTKDHKYHRYYQWVCFMLFFQATMFYLPRWLWKFWEGGKIQALMMDLDVGMCGEAEKKQKKKLLVDYLVSSLKQHDWYAARYFFCELLALVNVVGQMFLMDRFFDGEFLTYGLDVIRFLDQDDEERVDPMIRVFPRVTKCQFFKFGQSGNRETHDAICILPLNIVNEKIYIFLWFWFILLAAVTGMVVLFRVIITACPPVRVYLLNLRFRIVHLDHLHTIVRRSSLGDWFLIYMLGQNVDSIIFKEVISEMAKRMTTEPKESSA, via the coding sequence ATGCTGGATATCATACGTAGCCTGAAATCGCTCCTGAAGACAAGCCGCGTGCATATTGATAACGAAGTATTTCGCCTACACTACACGGCCACGGTCATTATGCTGCTCGCTTTCTGCATCGTCGTCACCACCAAGCAGTTTGTCGGAGACCCCATTGACTGCTCCAAGTCCACAGACGTGCCCCAGAGCGTCATTAATACCTACTGTTGGATTCATGCTACCTACAGTGTGACGAGTCTTATGCGTCATGACTTAGACACAATAGTGTACCCTGGTGTTGGACCAGGCAGCTCTAGTAACGTGCTCAGCGGTACAAAAGATCACAAGTATCATCGATACTATCAGTGGGTCTGCTTCATGCTGTTCTTCCAGGCCACAATGTTCTACCTTCCGCGATGGCTGTGGAAGTTCTGGGAAGGTGGGAAAATTCAAGCGCTCATGATGGATTTGGACGTCGGGATGTGTGGCGAAGCGgaaaagaagcagaagaagaagctcCTGGTCGACTACCTGGTGTCCAGCCTGAAGCAGCACGACTGGTACGCGGCGCGGTACTTCTTCTGCGAGCTGCTCGCGCTCGTCAACGTGGTGGGCCAGATGTTCCTGATGGACCGCTTCTTTGACGGCGAGTTCCTCACCTACGGGCTGGACGTGATCCGCTTCCTGGACCAGGACGACGAGGAACGGGTGGACCCTATGATCCGAGTATTTCCGCGAGTCACAAAGTGCCAGTTTTTCAAGTTTGGCCAGTCTGGGAACCGGGAGACGCACGACGCGATTTGCATATTACCGCTAAATATTGTGAACGAAAAGATCTACATATTCCTCTGGTTCTGGTTCATCCTGCTCGCAGCAGTCACTGGCATGGTTGTGTTGTTCCGCGTTATCATCACTGCCTGCCCACCGGTGCGCGTGTACCTGCTAAACCTACGCTTCCGCATCGTGCACCTGGACCACCTGCATACCATAGTGCGCCGGAGCTCCCTCGGAGACTGGTTCCTCATTTATATGCTTGGTCAGAACGTTGACTCCATCATTTTTAAGGAGGTGATTTCCGAGATGGCCAAGCGCATGACCACCGAGCCCAAGGAGTCGTCCGCATGA